A genomic segment from Lentimicrobium sp. L6 encodes:
- a CDS encoding undecaprenyl-diphosphate phosphatase has product MSWIEALVLGIIQGLTEFLPVSSSGHLELAKFILGDTSLPEDSMLMTVVLHAATALSTIVVFRKDILEIIVGLFQFKWNEQTKFSLKIIISMIPAGIVGVFFNEEIEALFGGRLMLVGSMLILTAVLLLMADRAKTTDKGVGNWHAIIIGISQAIAIMPGISRSGATISTSVLLGIDRSKAARFSFLMVVPLILGAMAKDLMSGEINYESSQMLPLIVGFIAAFITGIAACTWMIALVKKAKLSWFALYCFIVGVIAIVYTFAV; this is encoded by the coding sequence ATGAGTTGGATAGAAGCATTAGTTTTAGGAATTATTCAGGGTTTAACAGAGTTTCTCCCTGTAAGTAGTAGTGGTCATTTAGAGTTGGCGAAATTTATTCTTGGCGATACCAGTTTGCCCGAAGATAGTATGCTGATGACAGTGGTTTTGCACGCTGCTACTGCTTTGAGTACTATCGTTGTTTTCAGAAAAGATATACTTGAAATCATTGTGGGTTTGTTTCAATTTAAGTGGAATGAACAGACCAAGTTTTCCTTAAAAATTATCATTTCCATGATTCCTGCAGGTATTGTAGGTGTATTCTTCAACGAAGAAATAGAAGCTCTTTTTGGTGGAAGATTGATGTTGGTGGGCTCTATGTTAATTCTAACTGCAGTTTTATTATTAATGGCGGATAGGGCAAAAACAACGGATAAAGGAGTAGGAAATTGGCATGCCATCATCATTGGTATTTCACAAGCTATTGCTATAATGCCAGGGATTAGTCGTTCAGGCGCTACTATATCTACTAGTGTGTTATTAGGTATTGATCGTTCCAAAGCCGCCCGTTTTTCTTTCTTAATGGTAGTTCCATTAATTCTTGGAGCTATGGCCAAAGATTTAATGTCGGGTGAAATTAATTATGAAAGCTCTCAGATGCTTCCTTTAATAGTGGGGTTTATTGCTGCTTTTATCACAGGAATTGCTGCATGTACTTGGATGATAGCATTGGTTAAGAAAGCCAAACTAAGCTGGTTCGCTTTATATTGTTTCATCGTGGGAGTCATTGCTATTGTTTATACCTTTGCGGTCTAA
- a CDS encoding DUF4340 domain-containing protein, producing the protein MKKNKLVLITMIILVIIAISFVMTDKNSTLFGSESNFATKDTANIVKIYMADKNGKSLTFERTDLGWTLNGNGKAHQLNMEMLLTTLKRLEVKFPVSQKAHNNVVKVMAGNSIKVEVYQNDHYINMGSLKLFPYVNKSKVFYVGNATQDNQGTVMLLEGAERPYVVTLPGFRGFVAARFTTNPKDWLSHEIFKIPYHRIAEVSVESPEHPSKSYQIRKMDKGYEIMSLVNRQILPVYDTVALYTFLDAFKDINYESLLDDMQETKVDSIIHSQPVYIIKVKETNGKEHEIKTFKMKGLHDEELHGFEAEYDYDRMYGWHNNQMLMVQYFVFDKITRPIEFFYLHQGRNE; encoded by the coding sequence TACAATGATTATTTTGGTTATTATAGCCATTAGCTTTGTAATGACCGATAAAAACTCTACCCTTTTTGGCAGTGAATCAAATTTCGCGACTAAAGACACTGCCAACATTGTAAAAATATATATGGCCGATAAAAATGGGAAGTCTCTTACTTTTGAAAGGACAGATCTAGGGTGGACATTAAATGGCAATGGCAAAGCCCATCAATTAAATATGGAAATGCTATTGACCACTTTAAAGAGATTAGAAGTTAAATTCCCTGTTTCTCAAAAAGCTCATAATAATGTAGTAAAGGTGATGGCTGGTAATTCCATTAAGGTTGAAGTTTATCAAAACGACCATTATATCAATATGGGCTCATTAAAGTTGTTCCCTTACGTGAATAAATCTAAGGTTTTTTATGTGGGGAATGCCACCCAAGACAATCAAGGAACGGTCATGCTTTTAGAAGGAGCCGAACGACCTTATGTAGTAACCTTGCCAGGATTTAGAGGTTTTGTGGCCGCTCGTTTCACAACTAATCCTAAAGACTGGCTAAGTCATGAAATTTTCAAAATCCCATATCATAGAATTGCTGAAGTTTCTGTGGAATCCCCAGAGCATCCAAGTAAGTCCTACCAAATCAGAAAAATGGATAAGGGATATGAGATCATGTCTTTGGTGAACCGTCAAATACTACCTGTATATGATACCGTGGCCTTATATACTTTTTTAGATGCCTTTAAAGACATCAACTACGAGAGTTTGTTAGACGATATGCAAGAGACTAAGGTAGATTCTATTATTCATTCACAACCTGTTTACATCATTAAGGTAAAAGAAACCAATGGCAAAGAACATGAGATAAAAACTTTCAAAATGAAAGGCTTGCACGATGAAGAATTACATGGTTTTGAAGCTGAATATGATTATGATAGAATGTATGGCTGGCATAATAACCAAATGTTGATGGTTCAATATTTTGTTTTTGACAAAATCACCAGACCCATCGAGTTTTTCTATCTCCACCAAGGCAGAAATGAATGA
- the truB gene encoding tRNA pseudouridine(55) synthase TruB: MEINEKPDFRAGEVFLLDKPYEWTSFNVVNSIRYQMSRVTGFKRNKVGHAGTLDPLATGLLIICTGKATKQIDSYQAQIKEYTGTFKIGSTTPCFDKEQEEDHQYPTEHITEEMIREATKYFMGKIEQTPPVFSAIKIKGKRAYDYARNDEEVVIKPKNIEIMEFEITDIRMPEVDFRIVCSKGTYIRSLARDFGLELDSGAYLIALRRTKIGDYDVKDALTPQEFKKKMHGFWPDLIQDVE, translated from the coding sequence ATGGAGATTAATGAAAAACCCGACTTTAGAGCGGGAGAAGTATTTTTGCTAGACAAGCCCTATGAGTGGACTAGTTTTAATGTGGTGAATTCCATCCGATATCAAATGTCTAGGGTTACTGGTTTTAAAAGAAACAAAGTTGGGCATGCAGGAACTTTGGATCCTCTTGCTACAGGACTACTTATTATTTGTACTGGAAAAGCTACCAAGCAAATAGACAGTTATCAAGCCCAAATTAAGGAGTATACCGGAACCTTTAAAATAGGGTCGACGACCCCATGTTTCGATAAAGAACAAGAAGAGGATCATCAATATCCCACGGAGCATATTACTGAAGAGATGATTCGTGAGGCTACAAAGTACTTTATGGGTAAGATAGAGCAGACTCCTCCTGTGTTTTCAGCTATTAAAATCAAAGGGAAGCGAGCTTATGATTATGCTCGAAACGATGAAGAAGTGGTGATAAAACCCAAAAACATCGAGATTATGGAATTCGAAATCACTGATATCAGAATGCCAGAAGTTGACTTTAGAATAGTTTGTTCTAAAGGAACTTATATTCGGTCTTTGGCACGGGATTTTGGATTAGAGCTAGATTCTGGAGCCTATCTAATTGCTTTGAGGAGGACCAAGATTGGAGACTATGATGTAAAAGATGCTTTGACTCCTCAGGAATTTAAAAAGAAAATGCATGGTTTCTGGCCTGATCTTATTCAGGATGTTGAATAG
- a CDS encoding T9SS type A sorting domain-containing protein yields the protein MKKQLIILLAFMVTCLYGQQLNQVEYFFDEDPGFGLATPISINPSEDVEIIESLDISNLLPGFHSLFVRIKSENGSWSSVLSKGFYIEANKGEASLISEVEYFYDQDPGYGNGFPFLEFQHHNELQLSFLAGVSQLEPGTHEFNIRTMNDLNQWSQTFSQQFDLLNCDLSISGFIFDADETPIPSGMLVLYQYFGEGSAVGVDTLYLEDGNYEFSQVCPNSNYFIKIIPEDNNSFLPTYYGDTPYWQEAAIISTQQSSLLNMNIMVSSFSEMDAGTSQVKGHIYHAESRGEPVKNVDVILEFDAADDKGNFLPVAYNRSNDIGEWSMSNLPIGNFRIKVEIPGLEMDTTYYIQIAEDNTTVEDLNFYVDFNTGIFVAHIGVSELNMESSIQIFPNPTLGTNLWIQSVNPELKIVELIIYNYAGQTQDLNNGLHTKNAIDISELSKGFYLLRIKTNKGIMVRKIIIQ from the coding sequence ATGAAAAAGCAATTAATAATATTGTTGGCCTTTATGGTCACTTGTTTGTATGGTCAGCAATTAAATCAAGTAGAATATTTCTTTGATGAAGATCCAGGTTTCGGTTTGGCGACTCCCATCAGCATCAATCCCTCCGAAGATGTTGAGATTATTGAAAGTCTCGATATATCTAATCTTTTGCCAGGTTTTCATAGCCTATTTGTTCGAATAAAAAGCGAAAATGGAAGCTGGAGTAGTGTTTTATCAAAAGGCTTTTATATAGAAGCAAATAAAGGGGAAGCCTCCCTAATTAGTGAGGTAGAGTATTTTTACGATCAGGATCCGGGATATGGAAATGGGTTTCCTTTTCTTGAATTTCAACATCATAATGAATTACAATTGAGTTTTTTGGCAGGAGTGAGTCAATTGGAACCTGGAACTCATGAATTCAATATCAGAACCATGAATGACTTGAATCAGTGGAGTCAGACCTTTTCTCAGCAATTCGACTTGCTCAATTGTGATTTAAGCATTTCTGGTTTTATCTTCGATGCGGATGAAACCCCTATTCCATCTGGTATGTTGGTTCTGTATCAGTATTTTGGCGAAGGATCTGCCGTGGGGGTAGATACGCTGTATCTTGAGGATGGGAATTATGAGTTTTCTCAGGTTTGTCCCAACTCGAATTATTTTATAAAAATAATACCAGAAGATAATAATAGCTTTCTTCCCACCTATTACGGTGATACCCCTTATTGGCAAGAGGCTGCCATCATTTCCACCCAACAATCTAGTCTGTTAAATATGAATATCATGGTTTCCTCTTTTTCGGAAATGGATGCGGGGACTAGTCAAGTGAAAGGACATATTTATCATGCTGAATCAAGAGGAGAGCCTGTTAAAAATGTGGATGTGATACTTGAATTTGATGCTGCTGATGATAAAGGAAACTTTCTTCCTGTGGCTTACAATAGGAGTAATGACATTGGAGAGTGGAGCATGTCGAATCTTCCTATAGGGAATTTCAGAATAAAAGTAGAAATACCTGGTTTAGAAATGGATACTACCTACTATATCCAAATAGCAGAGGATAATACCACTGTGGAAGACTTGAATTTCTATGTAGATTTTAATACTGGAATATTTGTAGCACATATAGGAGTATCTGAATTAAACATGGAATCAAGTATCCAAATATTCCCCAATCCAACATTGGGAACAAATCTTTGGATTCAAAGTGTTAACCCTGAATTAAAAATTGTTGAGCTAATTATTTATAATTATGCGGGACAAACCCAAGACTTGAATAATGGGCTGCACACAAAAAATGCCATTGATATTAGTGAGCTTTCAAAGGGCTTTTATCTTCTGAGGATAAAAACCAACAAAGGGATAATGGTACGAAAAATCATTATTCAATAA
- a CDS encoding lipopolysaccharide biosynthesis protein, whose amino-acid sequence MIEKFKKSGFMGPVLTILSGSTLAQLIPLASEIILVRLFTPAEFGILALFLAVATLFSALATARYEMAIVLPKEDDKAINILALSLTIALLMTILSGIIVWIFGEQISQIAKSPALFPFLKWVPLFVLVSGIFQSFNLWATRKKYYKNIAYSKVSQSSTNASVSIGTGYLGFNSIGLIWGQISGWFIGSLPLIFKFWRNDMSLLKSVNRVEIVRQAKEHSDFPKINSLHVLSDIGQQSIVNIIISRFFSDATLGFYSRMIRIVKVPAGFIGSAMGQVFYQKASEQWQKDKDIRALFTSQVKMMALLGLPIFILLAIFGTQIFGFVLGKDWAIAGHYAQILSPWLFLNFLISPFTHIPLITQNQKRFFALSLSMNIMVIIAFVIGHFTDGTIETSLMIVCAFQVVFHLYLGYWFYKISIQHPE is encoded by the coding sequence ATGATAGAGAAGTTTAAAAAATCGGGATTTATGGGCCCTGTCCTCACTATTCTGAGTGGCAGCACTTTGGCACAACTTATTCCGCTGGCTTCTGAAATTATTCTCGTCCGACTCTTTACCCCTGCCGAATTTGGTATTTTGGCCCTATTTTTAGCTGTTGCAACTCTTTTTTCTGCTTTGGCCACTGCTCGTTACGAAATGGCTATTGTGCTTCCTAAAGAAGATGATAAAGCGATAAATATATTGGCCTTATCTTTAACCATTGCCCTCCTCATGACTATTCTCTCCGGAATAATTGTATGGATATTTGGAGAACAAATTTCGCAAATAGCAAAGTCTCCAGCTTTATTTCCTTTTCTAAAATGGGTTCCTCTTTTTGTTTTGGTCAGTGGCATTTTTCAAAGCTTTAATCTTTGGGCAACTCGAAAGAAATATTATAAAAACATTGCCTATTCCAAGGTGAGTCAAAGTAGCACCAATGCTTCTGTTAGTATAGGAACTGGATATTTAGGATTTAATTCCATTGGATTAATCTGGGGGCAAATTAGTGGATGGTTTATTGGAAGTCTTCCTTTAATTTTCAAGTTCTGGAGAAATGATATGAGTTTGCTAAAGTCAGTAAATAGAGTAGAGATAGTAAGACAAGCAAAAGAGCATTCTGACTTCCCCAAAATCAACTCTCTACATGTATTAAGCGACATAGGACAACAGAGTATTGTGAATATAATTATTTCGCGATTCTTCTCCGATGCTACTTTAGGGTTTTATAGCAGAATGATAAGAATAGTAAAAGTTCCTGCCGGATTTATTGGTTCAGCTATGGGACAAGTATTCTATCAAAAAGCAAGTGAACAATGGCAAAAGGATAAAGATATTAGAGCGTTATTTACCAGCCAAGTAAAGATGATGGCCTTATTAGGTTTACCCATCTTTATACTATTAGCGATATTTGGAACCCAGATATTTGGTTTTGTATTGGGTAAAGATTGGGCTATTGCAGGACATTATGCTCAAATTCTAAGCCCTTGGTTATTTCTAAACTTTCTTATTTCTCCTTTCACACATATTCCTTTAATCACTCAAAATCAGAAAAGATTTTTTGCGCTTAGTTTAAGTATGAATATCATGGTGATTATTGCCTTTGTTATAGGACATTTTACAGATGGGACTATAGAAACATCTTTAATGATAGTTTGTGCTTTTCAGGTAGTATTCCATTTATACCTTGGCTACTGGTTTTATAAAATTTCTATTCAACATCCTGAATAA
- a CDS encoding alpha/beta fold hydrolase, with translation MKNTLRTSFSAIHLFILVLFLSLFAPNKTLANPDSSILYAEITDAKIAYRVYGEGSPIILCTGYATNMDLWSNVFIEALQKHYQVIVFDYRGMGKSSNSGTSFTMASLAKDLSEFMEAIGIKEAHILGWSMGGYVAQMFAIQYPEKLKKLILYATDPGDGITINPSKEIIGILSSPKSSSLDLLKTLFPNDWLAKHPKPWLVLPHATEAYHPKTIGMEYEAVQKWLEPLGGSVGHLHQLKMPVLLICGNKDKVVPCQNSTILHDSIRSSTLINVYDSGHGMMYQIPSTFSSYVLAFLGDNREN, from the coding sequence ATGAAAAACACATTAAGAACATCATTTAGTGCCATTCACCTGTTCATCCTTGTCCTCTTCCTTTCCTTATTCGCTCCTAATAAAACACTTGCAAATCCAGATTCCAGCATTCTATATGCAGAAATCACAGACGCCAAAATCGCTTATCGTGTCTATGGAGAAGGAAGCCCAATAATCTTGTGTACAGGATACGCCACCAATATGGATTTATGGAGTAATGTATTCATTGAAGCCCTTCAAAAACATTATCAAGTCATTGTTTTTGATTACAGAGGAATGGGGAAAAGCTCCAATTCTGGCACATCATTTACTATGGCTTCATTGGCAAAAGATCTTAGTGAATTTATGGAGGCCATTGGCATAAAAGAAGCTCATATATTGGGATGGTCCATGGGAGGATATGTGGCACAGATGTTTGCTATTCAATACCCAGAAAAACTAAAGAAATTGATTTTATATGCAACAGACCCTGGAGATGGTATCACCATCAATCCCTCAAAAGAAATCATTGGGATACTTAGTTCTCCAAAATCCTCATCCTTAGATTTACTAAAAACGTTATTCCCAAACGATTGGTTAGCCAAACATCCAAAACCATGGTTAGTTTTGCCACATGCAACAGAAGCTTACCATCCCAAAACAATAGGAATGGAATATGAAGCGGTTCAAAAATGGTTAGAACCATTGGGCGGATCTGTGGGTCATCTCCATCAACTCAAAATGCCTGTGCTTCTCATTTGTGGAAATAAAGATAAAGTGGTCCCCTGCCAAAATTCTACCATCCTCCATGATTCTATAAGAAGCTCCACCTTGATTAATGTATATGATAGTGGCCATGGTATGATGTACCAAATCCCTAGCACCTTTTCTTCTTATGTGCTTGCTTTTTTAGGTGATAATCGAGAGAATTAG
- a CDS encoding ABC transporter permease, protein MKPQKKVSKRKLQSSYLTTIVSITLVLFMLGLLGLILLNSKKLGDHVRENIGFSIIMNSEVKEARIMELKKNLDASDFVKYTEYITPEEAAEELQKELGEDFIGFLGYNPLLPSIDLRLNAQYANVDSLKVIEAQLLQNTDIKEVYYQESLVEMINANVRRISIFILVFSFLLLVIAIALINNTIRLSVYSKRFLIRSMQLVGATKSFIRTPFILTGILHGLLAALFASMALVGILYFLLQQVPDLVTINDFKLFAVLFGFVIATGVIITWLSNLSAVNKYLKAKPDELYQ, encoded by the coding sequence ATGAAACCGCAAAAGAAAGTCAGTAAAAGAAAACTTCAATCCTCCTACCTTACCACTATTGTAAGTATTACTTTAGTGCTTTTTATGTTAGGCTTGTTGGGTCTGATATTGCTTAATTCTAAGAAGTTGGGCGATCATGTAAGAGAAAATATTGGCTTTAGTATCATCATGAATTCAGAAGTAAAAGAAGCTCGAATTATGGAGCTGAAGAAGAATTTAGATGCTTCAGATTTTGTGAAATATACCGAGTATATTACCCCTGAAGAGGCTGCTGAAGAATTACAAAAAGAACTGGGAGAAGATTTTATTGGCTTTTTAGGTTATAATCCACTCTTACCCAGTATCGATTTACGCTTGAATGCACAATATGCTAATGTGGATAGCCTTAAAGTAATAGAAGCTCAATTGCTTCAGAATACAGATATTAAAGAGGTCTATTATCAAGAATCCTTAGTGGAGATGATTAATGCCAATGTGAGAAGAATAAGTATCTTTATTCTAGTGTTTAGCTTTTTATTATTGGTCATTGCCATTGCACTGATTAACAATACCATCCGATTATCGGTTTATTCTAAACGTTTTCTAATTAGAAGTATGCAATTAGTAGGAGCCACTAAGTCATTTATACGAACCCCATTTATCCTAACCGGAATATTGCACGGTCTTTTAGCGGCATTATTCGCCTCTATGGCTTTGGTTGGGATTTTGTATTTCTTATTACAGCAGGTCCCCGATTTAGTAACCATAAACGATTTTAAACTCTTTGCGGTATTGTTTGGTTTTGTGATTGCAACGGGAGTTATAATTACTTGGTTATCCAATCTTTCTGCAGTTAATAAATACTTGAAGGCCAAGCCCGACGAATTATATCAATAG
- a CDS encoding DUF3098 domain-containing protein produces MSKIDNKQENPDREVFVFGKENYKFLFIGLGLIALGFILMIGGGSESPDEFNEGIFNFQRLTLAPILILAGFGVEVYAIMKRNK; encoded by the coding sequence ATGAGTAAAATAGATAATAAACAAGAGAACCCAGACAGAGAGGTTTTTGTATTTGGAAAAGAGAATTATAAATTCTTATTCATTGGATTAGGTTTGATTGCACTAGGCTTTATCCTAATGATTGGAGGTGGTTCTGAATCTCCTGATGAGTTTAATGAAGGTATTTTTAACTTTCAAAGATTAACCTTAGCCCCTATTTTAATTTTGGCTGGTTTTGGTGTGGAAGTCTATGCCATCATGAAAAGAAACAAGTAG
- the recJ gene encoding single-stranded-DNA-specific exonuclease RecJ: MEKQWVILPESDEKVISHLQDVLKLEPTLANLLAQRGITNYDEAKTFFRPELSQLHDPFLMKDMDKAVERIEEAINRREKILVYGDYDVDGTTAVALVYSFLKKLYSEVDFYIPDRYKEGYGISVQGIDFAAKSGYKLVIALDCGIKAVDKIEYARSKGVDFIIGDHHRPGDEIPNAVAVLDPKRVDCEYPYKELSGCGVGFKMIQAYSQNNTFPFDDLNEYLDMVVVAIASDIVPITGENRILAYYGLQRINSNPRPGIEAILEYTSFKKVRPRNVEDGDYIYNKELTVSDLVFQIGPRINAAGRIESGRNSVELLISQTLDEAYSFAKKINELNTERRTLDSEITEEAMTVIEDDPEDDTKLSTIVFNPNWSKGVIGIVASRLIESHYRPTIVFTKSNGLLTASCRSVQNFDIYDAIDHCSELLEHFGGHKYAAGFSLKPENLDAFRAKFEQYVKDNITEESLTPEITIDADIHLNEINNKFFRILRQFAPFGPGNMAPVFVTTDVMDTGSARTVGKNHLKLEVVHANISGYPLPAIAFQQADKLNMIKGQGLTFSICYHLEENEWNGQKNLQLNIRDIKPDME, translated from the coding sequence ATGGAAAAACAATGGGTCATATTACCAGAAAGCGATGAGAAAGTTATTTCTCACTTGCAGGATGTTCTAAAACTAGAACCAACTTTGGCTAACTTATTAGCACAAAGAGGAATCACTAATTACGATGAAGCCAAAACCTTTTTTAGACCAGAATTAAGTCAACTTCATGATCCTTTTTTAATGAAGGATATGGATAAGGCTGTGGAAAGAATTGAAGAAGCAATCAATCGTCGTGAGAAGATATTAGTCTATGGTGATTATGATGTGGATGGTACCACCGCCGTAGCATTGGTTTACTCTTTTCTTAAAAAACTATACTCCGAAGTAGATTTTTATATTCCAGATAGATATAAAGAAGGTTATGGGATATCAGTTCAAGGAATTGATTTTGCAGCCAAATCTGGTTATAAATTGGTGATTGCACTTGATTGTGGAATCAAAGCTGTAGATAAAATAGAATATGCCCGTTCCAAAGGAGTTGATTTTATTATTGGCGATCATCACCGACCAGGAGATGAAATTCCCAATGCGGTAGCAGTATTGGACCCTAAGCGTGTGGATTGTGAATATCCATACAAAGAGCTTTCGGGATGTGGTGTGGGATTTAAAATGATACAAGCCTATTCTCAAAATAATACTTTTCCTTTTGATGATTTGAATGAGTATTTAGATATGGTGGTAGTAGCGATTGCTTCTGATATCGTACCCATTACTGGTGAAAATAGAATCTTAGCCTATTATGGCTTACAAAGAATCAATAGTAATCCACGCCCAGGAATAGAAGCGATTTTAGAGTATACTAGCTTTAAAAAAGTACGTCCTAGGAATGTGGAGGATGGAGATTATATATATAATAAAGAATTGACAGTAAGTGATTTGGTGTTTCAGATTGGTCCTAGAATTAATGCTGCTGGGAGGATTGAAAGTGGTAGGAACTCAGTGGAACTATTGATCAGTCAAACCCTTGATGAGGCCTATTCTTTTGCTAAGAAAATAAATGAACTCAACACCGAAAGAAGGACCTTGGATTCTGAAATCACTGAAGAAGCCATGACGGTGATAGAGGATGATCCAGAGGATGATACTAAACTAAGCACCATTGTTTTTAATCCCAATTGGAGCAAAGGAGTTATTGGTATTGTGGCCAGTAGACTGATAGAATCTCATTATCGACCTACTATTGTCTTCACCAAAAGTAATGGTTTGCTCACAGCCTCCTGTCGTTCCGTTCAAAATTTTGACATCTACGATGCCATTGACCATTGTAGTGAGTTGCTAGAGCATTTTGGAGGCCATAAATATGCGGCTGGTTTTAGTCTTAAGCCTGAAAACCTAGATGCTTTTAGAGCCAAGTTTGAGCAATATGTAAAAGATAATATCACCGAAGAATCCCTTACTCCTGAAATAACTATCGATGCTGATATTCACTTAAATGAGATCAATAATAAGTTTTTTAGAATCCTCCGTCAGTTTGCACCCTTTGGGCCTGGTAATATGGCTCCAGTATTTGTAACCACCGATGTGATGGATACGGGTAGTGCCAGAACAGTTGGTAAGAATCATTTAAAGCTAGAGGTGGTACATGCCAATATTTCTGGTTATCCCTTGCCTGCTATAGCTTTTCAGCAAGCAGATAAACTAAATATGATTAAAGGACAAGGTCTTACTTTTTCCATTTGTTACCATTTGGAAGAAAATGAATGGAATGGTCAAAAAAACCTTCAATTAAATATTAGAGATATCAAACCCGATATGGAGTAA
- a CDS encoding HXXEE domain-containing protein, translating to MKFLRNHWYDLGGFFALFLIVILLLNGQNMSFYQLLMCLSLLSLFLHQLEEYRIVGTFPGMVNMMMFKSQKPDRYPLNAQSAVFVNVFMGWTTYFLAIVFAEKAIWLGMATILISTGNIIAHSFIFNIKGKTFYNAGMATSVLLFLPLSIMFFYIIHTEHLVQASDYFIGILLGILLNYAGVIKIIMWLKEENSPYHFPKRCLLKEEKTNHYT from the coding sequence ATGAAATTTCTAAGAAACCATTGGTATGATTTAGGAGGATTTTTCGCCCTCTTTCTTATCGTAATTTTACTATTAAATGGCCAGAATATGAGTTTCTATCAACTATTAATGTGCTTGAGCTTATTGAGTTTATTCCTTCATCAACTGGAGGAATATCGAATTGTGGGTACTTTTCCGGGCATGGTAAATATGATGATGTTTAAAAGCCAAAAGCCCGACAGATATCCCTTAAATGCCCAATCCGCAGTATTTGTAAATGTTTTTATGGGATGGACGACTTATTTTCTGGCCATTGTATTCGCTGAAAAAGCAATATGGTTGGGTATGGCTACCATCCTGATTTCTACAGGAAACATCATTGCTCACAGCTTTATTTTTAACATTAAGGGCAAAACATTTTATAATGCTGGAATGGCCACTAGTGTATTACTATTCCTACCCTTGAGTATTATGTTTTTCTATATCATACATACAGAACACCTTGTTCAAGCATCCGATTATTTCATAGGTATCCTTCTAGGAATTCTATTAAATTATGCAGGAGTCATCAAGATCATCATGTGGCTTAAAGAAGAGAACTCTCCCTATCACTTTCCGAAACGCTGCCTGCTGAAAGAAGAAAAAACCAATCATTACACTTAA